TGCGCTTGGCGCATAATACCATACGGGAGTGGCCAACAATAGAATGTAAGATAGGTTATAGCCCTCTATTTCAACAGTTGGTACCCTCCATTGGATTAGCCATTTGTACATTCAAGAATTTATCAAACCCTAAGCCGATGCTTGTGGCTTACAGTTAAGGTAAAAGTAACCCTATGGTGGTATTTACTTTAGAGGTACTTTATCAAAAATACCTTTTAGTACGGTCTGTTACGATTGATTCAAGGCATGTTCCCCCTGGGGCGCTTTTTTTTGCTATTAGAGGGCCTCGCTTTAATGGCAATGCTTTTGCTAGGGAGGCATTAGAGAAAGGGGCAAGCTATGCTATTATAGATGACCCAGCCTATGCAGGGGTATCTGCTGCTTGTATTTTAGTAAAGAACACGCTCCTAACGCTCATGCAGCTGGCTGTTTACCATCGCTTGCAGTATGGCAAACATTTTCCCTTTATAGCCATAACAGGCTCTTATGGCAAGACTACTACCAAAGAACTTATATACAGCGTCTTGCGCACTACGTATAGTACGGTGGCAACGAAGGGAAACTTGAATACCTCTATTGGTGTATGCCTAACGATTTTAGCTATGCTACCAGAAACGGAAATAGCTGTAGTAGAGATAGGAGCTACCCAATTGGGTGATGTTGCCTTATGTTGTCAAATAGCCCAACCTACTTATGGACTTATTACTGCTATTGGGGAAGCCCATTTGGAAGGATTTGGTAGCATAGAAGGGGTCATGCAAGGGAAGGGGGAGCTATATGATTACTTATATGCTACGGGAGGTAAGCTTTTTTTGAATACGGCTCAGCCCTTATTGGTTGCCTTAAGTCAGCGTTGTAAGGATCCGATTACCTATCCACAGCCTATGGATTTTGCACCGCTTGATTTAGTAGCGGAAGATCCTTACTTACACTATACCTCTCCAGGAGGTAGCATCGTAAAGACCCATCTATTGGGGAGGCCGCATATACATAATATAGCAGCTGCCCTTTGTGTAGCCAGCTATTTTCAGCTGCCT
Above is a window of Candidatus Cardinium hertigii DNA encoding:
- a CDS encoding UDP-N-acetylmuramoyl-tripeptide--D-alanyl-D-alanine ligase, whose amino-acid sequence is MVVFTLEVLYQKYLLVRSVTIDSRHVPPGALFFAIRGPRFNGNAFAREALEKGASYAIIDDPAYAGVSAACILVKNTLLTLMQLAVYHRLQYGKHFPFIAITGSYGKTTTKELIYSVLRTTYSTVATKGNLNTSIGVCLTILAMLPETEIAVVEIGATQLGDVALCCQIAQPTYGLITAIGEAHLEGFGSIEGVMQGKGELYDYLYATGGKLFLNTAQPLLVALSQRCKDPITYPQPMDFAPLDLVAEDPYLHYTSPGGSIVKTHLLGRPHIHNIAAALCVASYFQLPKEVANQAIQAYIPRNRRMELVQQGSNQVIMDSYNASPASVQAALETLLQLQVTYRVVILGDMAELGSQAAIWHGRIVEQLVHPGYDLVLLCGILFTAAARQHPAAKIHCFDKVEQLTHYLADCCFQHSGFLVKGSHAWKLDSLLAFIR